In a single window of the Platichthys flesus chromosome 5, fPlaFle2.1, whole genome shotgun sequence genome:
- the LOC133954056 gene encoding E3 ubiquitin-protein ligase pellino homolog 1-like isoform X2, whose translation MFSLGQENIPTSPASTKGPIKYGELLLLGCNGSLTCADKSRRRSGFALSRRNRANGVRASTVHTCSTQASKAVSNKEQHSISYTLSRAQTVVVEYTQDSNTDMFQIGRSTENPIDFVVTDMVPGAQALAQPAAQSTISRFACRIICQRNPPYSARVYAAGFDSSKNIFLGERAAKWRMQDGQMDGLTTNGVLVMHPRHGFSQDSRPGLWREISVCGNALTLRETRSAQQRGKTVSSESNELVDGSLIDLCGATLLWRTAEGLAHTPTVNHLEALRQELNAGRPQCPVGFNTLAFPSLRRRDVLDEKQPWAYLRCGHVHGYHGWGGRRHPEVEAACQERECPMCRAQGPYVPLWLGCEAGFYLDAEPPTHAFVPCGHVCSQSTAAYWSQIRLPHGTHALQAACPFCIRPLGGDLGCVRLIFQSPLD comes from the exons aTGTTTTCACTCGGGCAGGAAAACATCCCCACCTCCCCCGCCTCCACCAAAGGACCCATCAAATATGGAGAGCTCCTACTGCTGGG ATGTAACGGCTCTCTGACCTGCGCTGACAAGAGCCGCCGGAGAAGTGGCTTCGCTCTGAGTCGCAGGAACAGAGCCAACGGAGTGAGAGCCAGCACCGTCCACACCTGCTCCACCCAGGCCTCCAAG GCCGTCAGCAACAAGGAGCAGCACAGTATCTCCTACACTCTGTCCCGGGCCCAGACGGTGGTGGTGGAGTACACCCAGGACAGCAACACAGACATGTTCCAG ATCGGACGCTCTACGGAGAATCCCATCGACTTTGTGGTGACGGACATGGTGCCCGGCGCTCAGGCCCTCGCCCAGCCGGCGGCTCAGAGCACGATTTCCCGCTTTGCGTGCCGCATCATCTGCCAAAGGAACCCGCCGTACTCTGCACGGGTCTACGCTGCCGGCTTCGACTCCTCCAAGAACATCTTCCTCGGG GAGAGGGCGGCCAAGTGGAGGATGCAGGACGGCCAGATGGACGGACTGACCACCAATGGCGTCCTGGTGATGCACCCGCGTCACGGCTTCAGCCAGGACTCCAGACCCGGCCTGTGGAGGGAGATCTCCGTCTGCGGCAACGCCCTCACGCTGCGGGAGACCAGGTCCGCTCAGCAGAGAGGGAAGACG GTTTCCTCCGAGTCCAACGAGTTGGTGGACGGTTCGCTCATCGACCTGTGCGGCGCCACCTTGCTGTGGCGGACGGCTGAGGGCCTGGCCCACACCCCCACCGTCAACCACCTGGAGGCGCTGCGGCAGGAGCTGAACGCCGGGCGGCCTCAGTGTCCTGTGGGCTTCAACACGCTCGCCTTCCCCAGCCTGCGCCGCAGGGACGTCCTGGACGAGAAGCAGCCCTGGGCCTACCTGCGCTGCGGCCACGTGCACGGCTACCACGGCTGGGGGGGGCGCCGCCACCCCGAGGTGGAGGCGGCATGTCAGGAGAGGGAGTGCCCCATGTGCCGGGCGCAGGGCCCCTATGTGCCGCTGTGGCTGGGCTGCGAGGCGGGGTTCTATCTGGACGCAGAACCCCCCACTCACGCCTTCGTCCCCTGCGGACACGTCTGCTCCCAGAGCACCGCGGCGTACTGGAGTCAGATCCGCCTGCCGCACGGCACGCACGCCCTCCAGGCCGCCTGCCCGTTCTGCATCCGGCCGCTGGGCGGAGACCTGGGCTGCGTCAGACTCATCTTCCAGAGTCCACTGGACTAG
- the LOC133954056 gene encoding E3 ubiquitin-protein ligase pellino homolog 1-like isoform X1: MHSSYTHHPPIIHPSICHPSIIHPSSIHPSSIIHLSTTHHRSVIHHPSIIHLSSTLHLSVIHPSSTHHPSAIIHPSSTHHPFVIHLPSIHHTPIIHLSSSIHHPPIIHPLSTHHPPSTVHTSCSTQASKAVSNKEQHSISYTLSRAQTVVVEYTQDSNTDMFQIGRSTENPIDFVVTDMVPGAQALAQPAAQSTISRFACRIICQRNPPYSARVYAAGFDSSKNIFLGERAAKWRMQDGQMDGLTTNGVLVMHPRHGFSQDSRPGLWREISVCGNALTLRETRSAQQRGKTVSSESNELVDGSLIDLCGATLLWRTAEGLAHTPTVNHLEALRQELNAGRPQCPVGFNTLAFPSLRRRDVLDEKQPWAYLRCGHVHGYHGWGGRRHPEVEAACQERECPMCRAQGPYVPLWLGCEAGFYLDAEPPTHAFVPCGHVCSQSTAAYWSQIRLPHGTHALQAACPFCIRPLGGDLGCVRLIFQSPLD, encoded by the exons atgCACTCATCATACACCCATCATCCACCcatcatccacccatccatctgtcatccatccatcatccacccatcatccatccatccatcatccatcatccatctgtcAACCACCCATCATCGGTCtgtcatccatcatccatccatcatccatctgtcATCAAcccttcatctgtctgtcatccatccatcatccacccATCATCCTTCtgccatcatccatccatcatccacccATCATCCTTTTGTCATCCAtctaccatccatccatcatacACCCATCATCCATCTGtcatcctccatccatcatccacccATCATACACCCATTATCCACCCATCATCCACCCAGCACCGTCCACACGTCCTGCTCCACCCAGGCCTCCAAG GCCGTCAGCAACAAGGAGCAGCACAGTATCTCCTACACTCTGTCCCGGGCCCAGACGGTGGTGGTGGAGTACACCCAGGACAGCAACACAGACATGTTCCAG ATCGGACGCTCTACGGAGAATCCCATCGACTTTGTGGTGACGGACATGGTGCCCGGCGCTCAGGCCCTCGCCCAGCCGGCGGCTCAGAGCACGATTTCCCGCTTTGCGTGCCGCATCATCTGCCAAAGGAACCCGCCGTACTCTGCACGGGTCTACGCTGCCGGCTTCGACTCCTCCAAGAACATCTTCCTCGGG GAGAGGGCGGCCAAGTGGAGGATGCAGGACGGCCAGATGGACGGACTGACCACCAATGGCGTCCTGGTGATGCACCCGCGTCACGGCTTCAGCCAGGACTCCAGACCCGGCCTGTGGAGGGAGATCTCCGTCTGCGGCAACGCCCTCACGCTGCGGGAGACCAGGTCCGCTCAGCAGAGAGGGAAGACG GTTTCCTCCGAGTCCAACGAGTTGGTGGACGGTTCGCTCATCGACCTGTGCGGCGCCACCTTGCTGTGGCGGACGGCTGAGGGCCTGGCCCACACCCCCACCGTCAACCACCTGGAGGCGCTGCGGCAGGAGCTGAACGCCGGGCGGCCTCAGTGTCCTGTGGGCTTCAACACGCTCGCCTTCCCCAGCCTGCGCCGCAGGGACGTCCTGGACGAGAAGCAGCCCTGGGCCTACCTGCGCTGCGGCCACGTGCACGGCTACCACGGCTGGGGGGGGCGCCGCCACCCCGAGGTGGAGGCGGCATGTCAGGAGAGGGAGTGCCCCATGTGCCGGGCGCAGGGCCCCTATGTGCCGCTGTGGCTGGGCTGCGAGGCGGGGTTCTATCTGGACGCAGAACCCCCCACTCACGCCTTCGTCCCCTGCGGACACGTCTGCTCCCAGAGCACCGCGGCGTACTGGAGTCAGATCCGCCTGCCGCACGGCACGCACGCCCTCCAGGCCGCCTGCCCGTTCTGCATCCGGCCGCTGGGCGGAGACCTGGGCTGCGTCAGACTCATCTTCCAGAGTCCACTGGACTAG